A DNA window from Daucus carota subsp. sativus chromosome 3, DH1 v3.0, whole genome shotgun sequence contains the following coding sequences:
- the LOC135151361 gene encoding uncharacterized protein LOC135151361, which yields MDNIAVVVQHGGEWNENRNYINFKVCGLLIPINCTYNNLLGLILNELMLSPESSTTKIEYQVRDSYPPFDIANDCQLMFYIELKKKELDFTRYPLCLTIRECNAQDTITSTRSGTSDYMCIEAVQPEDATSSTLAEMDGEMVANYIDYAELISGQLVDISNEFENNGDATHIEKKFVISNKQHEQIELDQIYKDRETLKVVMSHYAIRNNFQFYVKKSCQKEYLVACIDKNCSWMMRASRNGETSQFIVRKLVDTHTCDLELRFKDQRQATATVIADIIKNKYTNIKTKYTVADIIRDMKHDYKVQVNYSKAWRSKEKAQEIVRGNATESYAQLVSYLYMLHQKNPGSIVNFQVGNNGCFLYVFVALNASMKGWPHCIPVVIVDGTFLKSAHGGTLLVAATQDAGGKIFPLAFAVVNSENDGSWDWFFDKFRHAYGLRGDMTIISDRHESIIKAVSKVYPEIPHGFCIFHLLSNIKSKFKKNSKKIKECFFSAANAYTVKKFEYHMRELDKVDNRIRPFLEEVGYDKWARVHSPNNRYSNLTSNVAESLNSVIIAIRELPICTMLESFRALIQKWSWSNRNIANATLTRLTTKFEVMLKDNYLYSINLTVHPTKDVLFEVHNGDRKAIVDIGLRTCTCNRFQLDQLPCGHAIAVLQKANHDPYDYCSPYFTKEAMIHAYEETVFPVGHEDTWEVPESFKSMALYPPQGRVRVGRPKKRRCKASWEINAKQREQVKCGSCNEYGHNRRTCRNPPLRIA from the exons ATGGATAATATCGCTGTCGTAGTACAACATGGTGGTGAATGGAATGAAAATCGAAACTACATCAACTTTAAGGTTTGCGGATTGCTCATTCCAATCAACTGCACTTATAATAATTTGCTAGGACTTATTCTCAATGAGCTGATGTTGTCTCCAGAATCATCCACAACAAAAATTGAGTATCAAGTTAGAGATAGTTATCCTCCATTTGATATTGCTAATGATTGTCAACTTATGTTTTATATTGAGTTGAAGAAAAAAGAGCTAGATTTTACAAGATATCCTCTGTGTTTGACAATCAGAGAGTGTAATGCCCAAGACACTATTACGTCAACCAGGAGTGGAACAAGTGATTATATGTGCATTGAAGCCGTGCAACCTGAAGATGCAACATCAAGTACACTTGCTGAAATGGATGGCGAAATGGTTGCAAATTATATTGACTATGCAGAACTCATATCTGGTCAACTTGTGGATATCTCAAATGAGTTTGAAAATAATGGAGATGCAACTCATATTGAGAAGAAGTTTGTCATTAGCAACAAGCAACATGAACAGATTGAATTGGATCAAATATACAAAGACAGAGAAACATTGAAGGTAGTTATGAGTCATTATGCCATTCGcaacaattttcagttttatgttAAAAAGTCTTGCCAGAAAGAGTATTTGGTTGCTTGCATCGACAAAAACTGTAGCTGGATGATGCGAGCATCACGAAATGGAGAAACAAGTCAGTTCATAGTACGGAAGTTGGTTGACACTCACACTTGTGATCTGGAGTTGAGATTTAAGGATCAAAGGCAAGCCACTGCAACTGTAATTGCAGACATCATAAAAAACAAATACACcaatatcaaaacaaaatacACAGTTGCGGATATAATAAGAGACATGAAGCATGATTATAAAGTGCAAGTGAATTACAGCAAAGCTTGGAGATCCAAGGAAAAAGCGCAAGAAATTGTTAGAGGCAATGCAACCGAATCTTATGCGCAACTGGTGTCTTATTTGTATATGCTGCATCAAAAAAATCCTGGATCAATTGTTAATTTTCAAGTGGGAAACAATGGGTGTTTCTTATACGTCTTTGTTGCATTGAATGCTTCAATGAAAGGATGGCCTCATTGCATACCGGTTGTCATTGTTGATGGTACCTTTCTAAAATCAGCTCATGGAGGTACATTATTGGTGGCAGCAACTCAGGACGCAGGGGGTAAGATCTTTCCATTGGCATTCGCTGTAGTCAATTCAGAAAATGATGGTTCTTGGGACTGGTTTTTTGACAAGTTTAGACATGCTTATGGATTGAGGGGAGACATGACTATAATATCCGATCGTCATGAGAGCATAATAAAAGCTGTCAGCAAAGTGTATCCGGAGATACCACATGGATTTTGCATCTTTCATCTCCTGAGCAACATTAAAAGCAAGTTCAAGAAGAACTCAAAAAAGATTAAAGAGTGTTTCTTCTCAGCGGCAAATGCATACACTGTTAAAAAGTTTGAGTATCACATGAGAGAACTTGATAAGGTTGACAACAGAATAAGACCATTTTTGGAAGAAGTTGGGTATGACAAATGGGCAAGAGTTCATTCACCAAATAACAGGTACTCAAACTTAACATCCAACGTTGCTGAATCTTTAAATTCTGTAATCATAGCAATTCGAGAACTCCCAATTTGTACTATGCTAGAGAGTTTTCGTGCTTTGATCCAAAAATGGAGTTGGAGCAATAGAAATATAGCAAATGCAACCTTGACAAGACTGACCACTAAGTTCGAAGTTATGTTGAAAGATAATTACCTATACTCCATTAATTTGACG GTGCATCCGACAAAGGATGTTTTGTTTGAAGTTCACAATGGTGATAGAAAAGCTATAGTTGATATTGGCTTGAGAACCTGCACATGCAATAGATTTCAGCTGGACCAACTTCCTTGTGGTCATGCAATTGCTGTTTTACAAAAGGCTAATCATGATCCATATGATTATTGTTCACCATATTTCACAAAGGAAGCAATGATTCATGCATATGAAGAGACGGTGTTCCCTGTTGGTCACGAAGACACGTGGGAAGTACCCGAAAGTTTCAAATCAATGGCACTATATCCTCCACAAGGACGAGTAAGAGTGGGCAGACCAAAGAAAAGAAGATGTAAAGCTTCTTGGGAGATAAATGCAAAACAGCGTGAACAAGTCAAGTGCGGGAGTTGCAATGAGTATGGACATAATAGGAGAACTTGTCGAAATCCCCCACTTAGAATTGCTTGA